A stretch of DNA from Plutella xylostella chromosome 16, ilPluXylo3.1, whole genome shotgun sequence:
ctattgccattttacgggcacatccaagacccgagaacaaatatctgtgtttaaacaaatatctgccccagtcgggaatcgaacccgggaccatcggctcagtagtcagggtcactaaccactacgctattcggtcgtcaaatttgtttattataattataaaaggaCAAGTGAATTTTGTGTGTGAACCTCAAGATTTATTTGGATTTCTCAAGCATCGAGGGGGCCGTCACCGAAATTTGGACTAGACGTGATCACGTGAGCAAAAtctatcatatttattattgtcttATATCTATTGTCACAACAACACTAGTTAAGGCTAGTATTTTATCTGTTTAACTTTTATTCAGTTTTcacaatagtttttttttaccgtctgtttatatgtaggtataaaataggtCACCTAGTCTATTCTCACATCAATTAGATAGACCAATAAATTATGGTGACAATGACAACCTATAAAAGCGATACAACACGAGTATGACTCACATCCCATAAAGTGAAGTATTCAACAAAGGCAAgcgattctattctattttctgtgaggatgtaagtacctgcatctATCGAATTGAACCTTTGCGCATATCCTAAAGGTTAAAACTGCATTCCTACGCTTGGATCATTTTCAACGCTGATCTTCAGGTTGGTGGGTCAAATACGAGTATCTAGaggtgctaaatctagatatgcaggtttcctaaCGATGTTCTCTGAATGCCCCGTTCGTCACACTGCCAATTAATTTCCCACTTCACAGCGTATATTCAATTTATAtcctaacccccttattcatagaaaagttacaagacgttttaactaataaactgttttgtccctctctgtcatagaacaaattgttctttgtcggagagggacaaaacagtttattagttaaaacgttctataaattctctatgaataagggggtaagtatcCTATAATTCTATAACTGTTAttttaaatgcgaaagtaaatgtgtctgtctgtctgttactctttcacgccaaaactactgaacagatttgaatgaaattttgtatacatgtatattgtctagaccctgagaaggAACATAGAataatactttttatcgcggaattcccacgggaaaactttttaaggcgaagtgaagttCGCAGGAACAGCTATCGTATAAAAACATACGTTGTACGTAGTAGTACGTACGAATAACAATTACTTTCAATAGTGCCTCAATATTGTGGCAATTGATCCAGTGTAAGTAATTCGATTGACTACAATAGAtgtgttattaatatttagcCGCGCCGGGTGCAATAGGCCATGAGATTCTTTTGCCAATTTTAGGAgaattttagtgttttttttgttttggtatTTGACAGTTTGATTAGTTCacagtttttaaattattataatttaaaaataaataaatatattaggtacctacctaacaaaaacaaaaaccaaTATAAGTAACGTTCGTCTAACGTTCATGAGTCATCTCCTAACCATTTGGGCGTTTTAATATTGGATTggagacatctcacacacggccatccgaacAAAAGCTAGGCAGAATCTTTAATATGACTATCGTACAGCTGATATAATAAGTATCtagtatagtaggtatatagtacttacaaataaactgtctttaaacaaatgtcTGCCGATTATTTTTTACCTCGGAATAAATCTCGtgttttgattaaaaaaaaacggtttttcTAATCATCGTGTATATCTCTCAGGATATTCTTTGTCattatcttaaaatataataccaGTGGAGCCATCTATTGTATTTGACGGGAAATAACTCTTGTAAGCGCCATCTACAGTGATTTATAAGAACTTTTTATGTCGGTAGCAAACATTTATCGATTACCTTGCTTTAGTTCAGAACTTATTCGCTAGATGTCGTTGTTTTgtcttttttataaatgaaaatatcagtcagtattaaaagtttaaaaagcTTCATTCATTAATCTTTACCTTACTTTAGTAGCTGCTAGCCTAAATGACTGTTAACAACTATCTACCTACAGGGTTTTTCTAAAGGAACACTTATGCGAAAGGGAGTCACTTACGGGAGTAAAAAGCCATTATAGTGAccatcaaagtttctatgtCCATGATGCATTTCCCAAATTTTTTAAATGCTAGTGTGTTAAATGAATGCCACTTTGGATAGAACATCCTATCTGGATTTCATTCAGGAAAAGGTAATTCTTCTGAGCGTGTCCTAGACAAAAACAGAATTGGACTAGCATTAGTCATAGACACTGTGGTGAATGGATTAGCCAGTTTGATTACCTACTTGTTAGTCTCTGACTACCAAGGTGCGTCTGGTATACACGGTGtagcaaaaagggtatattaagccgaaacctacatgtgcagcatggtatatctaactcgaaaatgaaatcagaaattCGCGattccctttttgcaacaccctgtataagttaGGCAGTTGTCGTGTCACCAGGAAAGTCTCGTGTCTTGCACCCCGAAAAGGTTAAAATAAGGTTACATAGATTacatataaaacataaataacttaaacaattcttaataagtattttatttaattcatcaGTTTTATTAACTAAGAACACAGTTTCAAAACACAGCACCACTAAAACGTGGTGATTCTGTTATATCAATTAAACATAAGTTTAATAATTTGAACGATACGTTAAAACCACCATTCAGAATCTTGAACGCAGCTGGACCGAACAGATTCCATTTTCAACTTTCCCGCGCGatcgtcttttgtttttattcgaTTCTGCTCCGCCATGTTTTAATTCTCTGTCATGAGGAGTATTTCGAATTTGATTGGCTGTTTTGTCTTCCGAAGGTGCTGGTGGGTGAGTATTTGGTGTTGAAGCTGGGAGCTATGCCGGTGGGGGAAATGGGAGGCGATGGCGGCATCAGGTTCGTGGCTGGATGGTAGACCCGTGCTGACATTGACATCTCGTCTGGAAGTAGAGAGAAATATTCGGTTAAACCATGTTGCAGAGTGGTAGTTTTAACATAGCTGATAAAATTTGGTTAAATGGATTTAGGCGTTCAACACCGGTATTGTACACACATTCATGCGGTTTTAGCAACTGTGGGCAAGTGATATACCAGACTGTAATGATCTCTCAAAAATCTCGGGACTAAAACTGATATTGTAACTATTCAGTCTACGTTttataatacattataattataagtgcAATATCTGAGGTATTAGAGTTTACGCAACcaactatgtaggtatttatttattatttataggtaaAGGGGTGCATGATTTCTGCATCTAAGCTCACTTTACTCActctcactcactcactcactcactcaatataaataaataaataaataagctcACTTTAGGcagaaataattatgtgtgtaTCAAATTCTGTAAAATATACGTAGTTACTTACTATTAGAAAAACTCCTCGTGTAGTTGTACTTATTACCCTGGTCCTTGGTAGGCGGCATGGCCGGATTCTGAAACAAGGAAAGGAACTGGTCAAAACTAAGCATATCAGCCTACCCagatataggtattatgtttgTACAAGACCtgagaatttttatgtgaattTATCAAGAACAAAAATTTGCCCTACAACTACCGGCATCTCTTATCTATGCCAATTAAGGTCGCTGTCACTGACCTCATATAacaattatatacatatacactcacgggcaattaaaaagttcctgtgagaaaagcaccaaatacTTCTAAGCGGAAAACGCTAgtttaatgacgccttctgcaatattgaactacatttaaaagcgcatcagaatattaccaacttaaacattatttttttttaattccttttaaaagttttaaagaaTTGAGGTTATTTTTAGGGAATCTACACCGCACCGGTTGGTGGGCCCctacacaagcaagcttgtcggattaggtacctaggtaagaAGATTTCTACATGagattcataattttattaatgacgTATACTTAATCCAGATTAACATTCTCCACCCCCAAAGGCGCTCCCCATCGGATATACAAAAGAAATACAAAAtgccaaattttaaattactcaATATTTCATACCGATACTAATTTTGCTATCTTAACCCCTTGCGGGTGGGTGGacgacaaaaaatattaaataatatcaagACGAGAGAatgagagaaaaaaaaacggtCAAGAGTGAGTTGACATAGCATTATTTGTGTTCTGTATATTGGTTTAGAATTATTTGCTAGGAGTAGCTCTGGGTGGAATAACAATACTTGGATTATATCCGTTTACTACTGACTACCTAGCAAATTCCATAGGtgggtacttatataaaatatgttacgtgacacaaaaatacagtaagtattacaaagaaatattttgtccataatattaaaattataaattatttattgcacataaattcATTCTCTGCCATTTGCAAGAAGCATTCTCTAACAGttgttaacctttggtgatgtcggGAAAGTGATAATAGATAATCGTTTCCGAATTCATAGTCCTAGCATTGACAGATTATGGTTTGCAAAAATTATTGCGGAATACCAAAGGAAAAACACAAAAGGAGCCGGTCGTAATTGACATTTTTTATGAGCGTCAGTCTTGAGTCCCggatatttttaattagatatattttatggGTTTTTTCCGAAGAGGGTTAGAATGAAAAAGTACACGGCGAATAAAGGGTTAACATTTGTTTGAGCTGGCGTACTATTCTGAAATTTTATCAGACCGCATAAATTTCTGTTTTCGTCATaggtattatatatatttttatcctaccctaataaatacacaatatatatatatatatatatatatatatatattgtgtatgtatatatatatatatatagtatatatatcGATTTTATGTTTTGAACCTTCAATATTTTTAGCTAACAAGTATTTAATTCACGTCACTTTAACCAAATCACAACCGACGTCAAAACATTTTTACACAACCACTACTATCAAATTACACAACTCAATTTTCATTCAATTCAAATATCTAACAAAGCTATTCGATGCAGGTTTTTCCAAGCAGCCAGCTCGAACTCGCGCTCAGAATAAGGAACCAAGGAGGCCGAGACAATATTAGTGACTCCTTGGTAATCAGCCAGAAAAAAATGGCCTACTATAACCCTCTCCTGCCGTTAATTTAGCATCAATGGACGGGCGACGTGCTTAAGATACGCGACATTGGTCGACCCTTTCTTATTTGTGCTTAAGGGTTAATTTGGATTTTTAATGCCCTTTTTTTCAAGCTTGATTAGTTTTGGGTGGGGCGGGGGTTTGAGTGAAGATAAGGGATAAATAATTATCGTCATAAATGATGCATTTAACGTGCAGAATTctagtttttactttttactagatagtatgtacctaagtacatcctactaatattataaaggcgaagtttgtgagtatgtgtgtgtgtgtatgtttgtaactTCTTCAGGTCAAAGCGGCAGAcccaattttaattaaatttggtttgtagttagctgacaccctggattaacacataggctactttttatcccggtattccatgggaaaactttttaaggcgaaacgaAGGTCGCGGGAACGTAGTATCATAAACTTAACCGAAAATCTTAcagaaacataaaaaaataccctACAAGTCCAACAACCAACATTTGGAGCGCAAACAGAAAACTAACAAGAAAAAATTAAGCAAACGGAAAATGTCCAATTCTGTAAGCATGAATTCTTAATGTCaatctaatttatttttatttactcacTCCCGCTTCATTGGGAAGATGGCAACTTTTTCTGATTAACCCCCCTCCCCTCTTTGCCTCTATCGCCCCCTCGTCTTAGCTATGCCGATTTCCGGCTGCTAATtccttgtttttttttcttgcaGTACAGTATATGGTGAAGTTTGCTAAGGTCACATTTCAAAGTAGGAAATGCGGAATGTTCGGCTCTTCTAtctgtgtattttttaatagacgtacgtataatataggtactaattaaGTGTTGTCTCCATAGGTTTTCGGTAAAAAATCTAccaaaatatatgtaggtacttttaatgATGACATtatggaaaaaatatgtaagtggTTTGGTAGTTTACGTGATTGGATTTCAAAACTTTTATACGTCACTCATGATATAAATACAGAATAATATGACGTGTTACACTCCATTCAGTTactgtttattattatgtaaatatattatttctagTGTATCTTATACGTGAACCGTCATCTTCATCTGAATCCTACATATACTGCATGAACAAGCGAAGTTGTAAATTTCTTCAACATTTTTTCCTTCACGAACGAGGTGCGTTTGTACAACACTAATTTAATCTTCTACTGGAAAATATATCGTCGGATTATACCAGGCGACTCTTACTGAGAAATTTCCTGAGAAAAATCTTCGAAAACCGGctaattattgatttaactTTATGTTTGGtcctaaaaaaaatacaatatccttccaccctaaggttgtcttgaaaaatcgctttaagcgataaggccaccatttttgtacaacatatgtgttaggtagtatttaagttaactttatttcatgtgtgtgtgtaaataaagaatattctatctattctatttatCTATCAATAGTGCTGCATCTAATATGCCAACAACAAACGTTTAGGGTGACTGTCCACCATAGAGTAGTGGTTTAGTGGTTAGACTGGCGTaaacttatacagggtgttgcaggTTTCTACTTagtgtaccctttttgcaacatcctgtatagggatataagtactatacattttcattttaacgttttatttttattgtttcagtACCTTCATTTTCACTGTAAATACTATGTACTATGTATAAATTGCATAGTACATGGTAGTGCactatttaagtataatgaCAGTTTAATGAAATCAATCTTAAACCGGTAATAGTTAgtaaatttaagtacctacctatgtaataataattattcacTTTTGAACACCACTTGAGTACAATAACAATTCCATAACGATTTACgtaatatttatacaaattacTTGTTTCATAAGGTTTAAAAATTTACgagtacttattaaaatttataataatgaaaaaaagaACAAAACTCATAATCAAACGGGTCTAAACCCGCCAAAACAGCCGTGAAAAATCTGTATTAAATCCAAAATGAGCGGCAGTAAATAGGTTCATTTGGGGCTTAatgcgatttttttacgttttagtgAAATTAGTTGCCATTTGTTGAGTTCGCGCTATTTGTACGGCTTACGGAGAGCAATTAGAAACTTCGCATTCGCAGGGGATATtggttatgttatttataagattACGAGAAAAAATATACGTAATTCTCTTGAGAAAGTAgaaaacatacctactataatCTACCATGTAATTACACTCACGcccagtggcggattaaccTATAAGCACAACAAGCACGTGCTTAGGGCCCCGGGCCTCCAGGGGCCCCTATCCTCTGCTGCTgtttcattcattttatacctacattttattcatccaCAATATTTCCGATGTAATAAGTTTGCTCTGAttaaagggcctaccacacgcgtaagtatcaccacagttttgcctgcgcagtGGTGCCACTCTAAGACAAGGCGCAAGCCGCGCTTCGGGGTTGGCGCGGTATACAGTTTTAGGtactaccttttttggcataagatttttttgcctaatctcgtattgcatagtaacgtttggtcaaagtctcgttacgccgaaaatagtatggcataaatctcgtttagtaaaaagatatttcgcataacattgtttagcctaataatggtatggccaaatcttaaatagcctaataatgctacggcataggtttatacaaagtaataatattcgtttggctttaactttgacggagcgtctccctacatagcgcaaactggtgccttgtattgtttccgctgtttggaaaacgctccacTCTgtttcgctgcgctccgctttggtttttatgaacatgtgcacctaacacgctcctcctcgctttgttCGTCGTcacacctatttttaggtttcgatctcatggggtttgtaataattatattggtcgttaactttcgattttttgatcatacaatatcgtgattttcgggatgtaggagaaaaataccacaatttgtacatttactacatacctacttaatatattatttattaagataacattaggagaaacaagattatacataggtatagacgaacataaatttgagcaaacgaaacttaggtgtttaaagattgtgcctaaagagttttagacgaaacgagccttatgccacataagtcttggcaaagtgatggttcggccaaaaaagtttagaccatacgagttatgcgaaatgagttttggtcaataaagattatgccagatgagcggaacccttcACACCTACTATGGAAGCCATGTAaccaataaaacattattattacttttagggtggattcgtccaaacatcacgttacacgagaataactataccggaattaaaattatacgcgagtaaatatctaggataagtacatttgcattctaccaagttataccatgattaaattgaatgaacgaggaacgaaactgtaatgcaactaaaataaaaatagctgcgtttcaaagcatgcaatagaaatgacatgccaacttagtttgaatggattataaaagtatgaaattgtttatgttttaatattttattcgctgttgttattctgagactttgccttttaacgtacttttgtttatgttttgacagatgtgtttatatgtcattatgacggttttctaatcagctgatgtgctgccgccattacaaaattactctcggataagctcgttacacggtcaattttggcggtataacattttattcttgggataagctagttatcttggtttcaggtttggtagaatgcaaaatctgcttactcgcgagtaactggtactttactcgtgagtaaacagttactcgacgttggccgaatccgcccttaaGGTGTCAGATTGTTAAGttggttaaataaatactattttcattattttttttcattaccatatgtcgtctaaaactctttaggcacaatctttaaacacctaagtttcgtttgctcaaatttatgttcgtctatacctatgtataatcttgtttctcctaatgttatcttaataaataatatattaagtatgtagtaaatgtacaaattatggtatttttctcctacatcccgaaaatcacgatattgtatgatcaaaaaaccggccaagtgcgagtcgggctcgcgcacaaagggttccgtagcttaaatcaacctatctcaaaaactaagagatactttgatcaaaccaaaaatcgttgaaagagttaattagcatgcatcacctctatttttttttagaattttataccccgtagttataaaaatagagggggggggacatactttttacgactttgagagctgatatctcaaaaaccgttcactttaagaaaaatgttttttagaaaactttatatcattttaaaagacctttccattgataccccacacgggtatgtacatcgaaaaaaaaaattcatccctcagttacatgtatggggggccccacccccaattcttttttttactatttagtgtcatatttttgtagcggttcatacaacacatattcccatcaaatttcatcactgtagtacttatagtttccgagtaaatcggctgtgacagacggacagacggacagacggacagacggacatgacgaaactataagggttccgtttttgccattttggctacggaaccctaaaaatcgaaagttaacgaccaatataattattacaaaccccatgtgattgaaacctaaaaataggtgcgacgacgagcaaagcgaggaggagcgtgttaggtgcacatgttcatcaaaaccaaagcggagcgcagcgaagcggagcggagcggtttccaaacagcggaaacaatacacaATGTTaagcgaaataactttttactaaacgagatttatgccatacggttttcggcgtaacgagactttgaccaaacgttactatgcaatacgagattaggcaaataaatcttatgccaaaaaaggtagaacccttgaaaggcaatgtattgcgttcccaacatttaaaaaatcataacttctcatCAGAGGCGTTTctccaaaaagtaaaaatactaatattatcAGCTAGGTAATGCCTATTTGGAGAACCTcaataatataatgcctaCAATTTACAAGTTAACTTGCAAAAAGGCCAAAAATGCCTTTTTCAgccaaaatctaaaataaattctacGTTCTAGGTATTTGGTTCTTACTGGTAGGTTAGGTTCTAAAAAAAGGCCTTATCTtgatgaaaatttaataacaattaaCCATGACCGAAGGTGAtcaaatctgtgatcaaatcctGAAATCCCATGAAATCCGAATATTCTATGCAATGAAGCTGTCATTTAGGTAGTAtgaaaacaattaattttacacgaaacgaacgctttgccaactagattgagtctagtgaaaattgagactgcaactagtttttataaatcggtgggcctttctggcccaCTACCTcggcagaggggaacgtctgcctatttcgtctcgaGACCatgtgacagttgacgatacgcaacgttaacggaggttcgaaacttgtgctgGCGACTCTGTACATGGAATACTGTGCGAATGGGTGGTAAAACTGTATACCGCGCCAACCCCGAAGCGCGGCTTGCGCATTTTTCGACgtgtttgaaattttaataattttgccatTCATTAGAGTCTTCTCTAAATCCTTGAGTAGTTTAACATgtgaatgattttttcaattttacagCAATTTTTTGTACACTTCGATCGTGTACGGTTTGATTTTTGGGAATAGCAGGCAACTAGACTTTgcaaacattgaaaatataccAGTAGAAACCTGCGCAGTTGTAACGGTGGTGATACTTGCGCGTGTCGTAGGCCTTTAAGgcaagcattttttttaaaatgttttacattcttttttatagaaaagttataggacgttttagctattgaactgttttgtcactctttgtcaaggaacaaattgttctaaattaggggcctacacaggctttgtgcttagggcctccgatgctcttaatccgccactgctcacgccagagatgcgggttcgaatcccagcgccactgagctcttttaacttaagtacaatgtataccatcgctcttacggtgaagaaaaacatcgtgaggaaacctacatatctagacctagcacatctagatatgtgaacccaccaacccgcagtggaccagcgtggtgggaaatggtccaagctttggaagacagtttagaccttggggatatgcacaacggttccattcgagagagccaggtgcaggtacttacacccccacagagataagaatacactcacgagcaatgaaaaatttccacCTAATTTTAGACTTTTCACAGCCTGGACCTACTTATATATCACTCTCCTAGTCtcaatgaatattttatttggtatGTGAAACCAAACAAACTCACATGTCATTCATCCTACTACCCGCAAATGTTTCCTTAAGCCTGCatcatgaaaaataaataatgaacatGTATTAACAAACTAAGTTTCCCTGAAAAATCAGGCGCTTATGATCAAAGGGCCTTTTGGCCATCTTTCTCTATAAGCCAGTGTGCCAAACATCAGTATATCAAAATAATCCTGGAAGCAAcatcattaataataaatgtatgacGTCATTCGTTATCTGTGAACTTAGCGATCGGAGAATAACGCTATATTTCTTGTGTTTGGCCCTGATTACCCGTACTTAGGGGGGGTGTATTCtagaaatttatattttttaatgttattttttattcttcaaACTgcaaaatacattattattattataggatATGCAAAAGAGATATGTACCTGAGTTTCactgttttatttcattgtttattattcagcttatttaattttggttattattttttttaaaacacattTTATATTGTGACTATATTGTTTACTAACATAGGCGAAGGACACATTGTTTTTAACACATTGTATGGATTTAataatctgaaaataaattgatttatttatttattattattcacagTCCAATGATAGTTGATAGGTGATATAAAAATTTCTAACTAATTATCCAAAAGAGATtttttgtatacctacttactacttatCCATATCCATATCGATCGTGGTAGTGGTTCTTGATCTT
This window harbors:
- the LOC105381874 gene encoding uncharacterized protein LOC105381874; translated protein: MPPTKDQGNKYNYTRSFSNNEMSMSARVYHPATNLMPPSPPISPTGIAPSFNTKYSPTSTFGRQNSQSNSKYSS